The Gracilimonas sediminicola sequence AGTGAGGATGAAACGGGGAACCTCTCCTTTCTTAGCTTTCATCACTGATGGTACAGATAATACCCTATGTTCAGGCTCCAGAGATATATTTTCTGAAGCTGAAGTTTTGGCTTGTTTGTTGATGTAGAAGTGGTAGGTACCGTGTCCTTCCAGGGGTATGGTCTCACCTGTATTTTCATCCGTGATGAAAACCTTCAGTCCCTCCGGCAATGCGGTACTAATCCAGCTGAGATCAAATTCACCAAAAAGAGTTGAACCCTTAAAGCTAAGCGGTATTTCCAGTATTCCATCAAAATCGGATGGTACCGCATTGATGTCCAGCGCGGAACCACTTCCTAACTGGGTAAATAAAGAGAGATACTCTCCATTCAGTGATTGGAGTTTCCACGCGTCCAACCGATCTTTGGTAATTTGTGCCTGCTCACTAAACATCACAATAGTTGAATTTCGCATTGCTCCGTTTTTAATTGTGAACTGCAATTCTGATACGGTTGGTTTCTTTCTTAAAATTCCTCCTGAAGCTCGAATATTATCAGAAAATGTAATGGCGGGACCAGTTGAATTTGCTTTCACCCAAAATCCCTGCCATGGAGCAATTTCTCCAACGCCAAAAGTCCCTGTTGTACCATTCCAACTGAGGTAATCACCAGCGCCGCCATTTGCGGAGTCACTCCATACATAAAAGGAAGCATCCAGATTAGTTTGTGCCCATCCGGAAGGAGCATCCCAATCGATTGTAGCACCGTAAGGATTTCCCATCAGGTTCCAGCCATCATTCTCCTCCTCACCGGTATCAGTGAAAGAAAGTGCCGGACTTATATTTCCGCTTTGTTGAGTGCTGTCGGTCCAAATCATTTTCGGGAAGCCATCTCCGGCACCATCGAAATCGTCATCATCAAAAATATATATCAAAAAACCTGTCCCGGCAGCCGGTTCCTCACTCGAATTGGTTAGAGCAGTAAATGATTTTGAAGATTCATCCCAGGTGTACACATTAGGAGTTCCTCCTGAATAATCAGCCCCTGTAAATCCCTGGGTCCAGAGTGTGTCCAGTAGTTCGCCATAACTTACCCCCGAAGCAGGAACCGTCATCATCCGCCAGCCTTCATCTCCGGCAATAAAAGTTCCGTATGGATGAGCATCACTTTCCCAGGTGGCACTTCCGTTTAAAGATGCTACATGCTGATTGGCAGATTCATCAAGGGCAAGAGTACCCTCTCCTTCATCAAAAGGTAAATACGCGAGCAGCCCTTCTTCATCTCCACTGAGCTTTTGAAACATATTTTGCTGAATCTCATTTTGTGAGAGGGCAACATTCCAGATACGGACTTCGTCCATTTTACCATCCAGATTTTGGTTATGGTCCCCTATCCGAATAGAGTTGGTGTTGTTGGTAATTGTACCGGTATTATTCCCTTGTTGCTGGCTTGTAACATCTTTCCCATCTATATAGATCTTTACGTCAGTACCGTCATAAGTGGTGGACAGATGGAACCACTTACTGGTTGGTGGAATTGTCAGGGATACCCCCGACCTGGCTCCTGAAGCTGTAAATACAGAACTCAGAAATGCATTTGAAGAACTGAAATACTCCAGATACCAGCCAGTGCTACCCACATTTTTACTAAAGAATCCCTGCCTTGCTGTTGAGTTTAAATAAACCCATGCTTCTAAGGTGATTTCATCAAGATCGTCAAAATCATCCGAATGGGGGACTTCAACATAATCGGTTGAGGCACCACCAAAACTAATGGATCGTCCGGTAACGCTCGGTGTGGCTCCTCCGGGTTTAACAGAGGGGAGAATATCTCTTAAGAACGGAAAGGAAAAGTCTTCATCAATCAGCCATATATCGGTAAAATCAAATCCTGAAAAAGAAGCCTCCTGCTTCATCTCTGTACCGGAAAGATCTGTTCCTATTCCGTTGTCATCACTTCCCGAATCAGTATCCCAAAAACCGGATGTTATGGTACCGGAGTTACTTCCGCTAAATCCACCGGTATTCGTAGTTCCCGTTACGGTACCGGCAGCGTAACTATTGGTAATCGTACTTTGATTTGCGCCTGTTAACCCTCCGGTTCTGTCTGCGCCGTTTACATTACCTGTGGCATAGCTATTGGCAATCGGACTGGAATTCTGCCCAACTAAACCACCCACGTCATCTGTATCTCCGGTTACATCCCCCAAAGCATAATTAACAGCAGATGAGTCCCCCACATGGGTTCCTACTAAACCGCCTATATTTGAAGGCCCTGAGACAGTAGCATTCGCATAATTGTAGAAAAAAGCACCTGAATCTTCATTTAAGCCTATCAACCCGCCTGCTGTGGCAGTTTCACACGAAACCTCTCCTGTTACAAAACTGTGCATAACAGAACCTCCATTTCGGCCTACCAGACCACCAACCTGGC is a genomic window containing:
- a CDS encoding LamG-like jellyroll fold domain-containing protein produces the protein MKAQILFLIPLFMVSSSALFAQTATEPSGSGTSEDPYLISSLDNLYWVTQSSAQWDKYYLQNTNIDASGISWEEDTTGFSPIGNAANEFTGSFDGQNYSITGIYINRPDEEEIGLFGNVGASGVLTGLHLKDVNITGNTRTGGLVGYNNGGAVSNSIVTGEVYGSGSPFGGSSVGGLAGQSLGSVLNSSFKGTVDGNSQVGGLVGRNGGSVMHSFVTGEVSCETATAGGLIGLNEDSGAFFYNYANATVSGPSNIGGLVGTHVGDSSAVNYALGDVTGDTDDVGGLVGQNSSPIANSYATGNVNGADRTGGLTGANQSTITNSYAAGTVTGTTNTGGFSGSNSGTITSGFWDTDSGSDDNGIGTDLSGTEMKQEASFSGFDFTDIWLIDEDFSFPFLRDILPSVKPGGATPSVTGRSISFGGASTDYVEVPHSDDFDDLDEITLEAWVYLNSTARQGFFSKNVGSTGWYLEYFSSSNAFLSSVFTASGARSGVSLTIPPTSKWFHLSTTYDGTDVKIYIDGKDVTSQQQGNNTGTITNNTNSIRIGDHNQNLDGKMDEVRIWNVALSQNEIQQNMFQKLSGDEEGLLAYLPFDEGEGTLALDESANQHVASLNGSATWESDAHPYGTFIAGDEGWRMMTVPASGVSYGELLDTLWTQGFTGADYSGGTPNVYTWDESSKSFTALTNSSEEPAAGTGFLIYIFDDDDFDGAGDGFPKMIWTDSTQQSGNISPALSFTDTGEEENDGWNLMGNPYGATIDWDAPSGWAQTNLDASFYVWSDSANGGAGDYLSWNGTTGTFGVGEIAPWQGFWVKANSTGPAITFSDNIRASGGILRKKPTVSELQFTIKNGAMRNSTIVMFSEQAQITKDRLDAWKLQSLNGEYLSLFTQLGSGSALDINAVPSDFDGILEIPLSFKGSTLFGEFDLSWISTALPEGLKVFITDENTGETIPLEGHGTYHFYINKQAKTSASENISLEPEHRVLSVPSVMKAKKGEVPRFILTLSYGEIVSNEQDDNLPKTFGLDQNYPNPFNPSTVIRYQLPVSSVVSLKVFDILGREVAALIDGRMGAGYHQVSFNARNLASGMYIYQLRAGNSVITKKLTLIK